One Brassica napus cultivar Da-Ae chromosome C2, Da-Ae, whole genome shotgun sequence DNA window includes the following coding sequences:
- the LOC106369634 gene encoding glutathione S-transferase T3-like, protein MDPSNVPSKSASYVGLLHSQQGSVYHENFPYGSFHSSVNFAESDTFPAFSSQQSEDAPVDTQAARPVRRKWTPADDEVLISGWLNTSKDSIVANEQRSGAFWIRVGKYYAESVNGREDGVREHGCCKKRWHRINDDVNKFCGAYSAAQRQISSGESDTDKWLSLNTPKAGGISKRKNVQTDSQTSTNEGFVDVESRPEGVKAAKAKRNTGKGKSVAEIATV, encoded by the exons atGGATCCAAGCAATGTTCCTAGTAAGTCCGCTAGCTACGTAGGACTGCTTCACAGTCAACAAGGAAGCGTTTATCATGAAAACTTCCCTTATGGAAGTTTTCATTCTAGTGTCAACTTTGCAGAATCCGATACATTTCCGGCTTTCAGTTCTCAGCAATCTGAAGACGCACCAGTAGACACACAAGCTGCCCGCCCTGTAAGACGCAAGTGGACCCCTGCAGATGACGAGGTGCTGATCAGTGGGTGGCTCAACACTTCGAAGGATTCGATTGTTGCAAATGAGCAGAGGTCGGGGGCCTTCTGGATACGGGTTGGTAAGTATTATGCAGAGAGTGTAAATGGAAGAGAGGATGGTGTGAGAGAGCACGGTTGTTGCAAGAAGAGGTGGcacagaatcaatgatgatgttAACAAGTTCTGTGGCGCATATTCGGCAGCTCAGCGCCAAATTAGCAGTGGTGAGTCTGACACAGAC AAGTGGCTCAGCCTTAACACACCCAAAGCTGGTGGCATTTCAAAGAGGAAGAATGTGCAGACAGATTCCCAAACTTCTACCAACGAAGGCTTCGTTGATGTTGAGAGCAGGCCCGAAGGTGTCAAGGCTGCTAAGGCTAAAAGAAATACGGGTAAAGGGAAGTCTGTCGCTGAGATTGCAACAGTTTAG